One window from the genome of Acinetobacter sp. ANC 7912 encodes:
- the rdgB gene encoding RdgB/HAM1 family non-canonical purine NTP pyrophosphatase, which produces MASTDWLSQGTLVLASNNKGKIAEFEKMFAELKLPVEVVPQGKLNIEDAVEDGLSFVENAIIKARHASKISGKPAIADDSGICVPVLGGAPGIYSARYAGEHGNDAANNEKLLADLKPLRKDGEAIEGMFVCVLVLVQHAEDPLPQIFQGIWKGEILEAPRGENGFGYDPLFWLPELGIASAEMSKEEKNKISHRGQAMQLFKASLEK; this is translated from the coding sequence ATGGCTTCAACTGACTGGCTATCCCAAGGCACACTGGTACTAGCAAGTAACAACAAGGGCAAAATTGCCGAGTTTGAAAAGATGTTTGCCGAGCTAAAATTACCGGTTGAAGTGGTTCCTCAAGGCAAACTAAATATTGAAGATGCCGTTGAGGATGGTTTGAGCTTTGTTGAAAATGCCATTATCAAAGCACGTCATGCCTCTAAGATTTCTGGCAAACCAGCGATTGCAGATGACTCTGGTATCTGCGTGCCTGTTCTTGGTGGTGCACCGGGCATCTATTCAGCACGTTATGCAGGTGAACATGGCAATGATGCTGCGAACAATGAAAAATTACTGGCTGACCTAAAACCACTCCGCAAAGACGGCGAAGCGATTGAGGGTATGTTCGTGTGTGTACTGGTACTGGTACAACATGCAGAAGATCCATTGCCACAAATTTTCCAGGGCATCTGGAAAGGTGAAATTCTGGAAGCACCACGCGGTGAAAATGGTTTTGGTTATGACCCATTGTTCTGGTTACCTGAACTGGGTATTGCGAGTGCTGAAATGAGCAAGGAAGAGAAGAATAAAATCAGTCACCGTGGTCAGGCGATGCAGCTGTTTAAAGCGAGTTTGGAAAAATAA
- a CDS encoding tetratricopeptide repeat protein translates to MKKLLLSTTLLAGLFSIQTHADYVAPAPSVASQAAQYSVMDINSLIKSAKAGQPAAQFYLATRYQYGKDIQKDEKQAFAWYKAAADQGLAVAQLNVGRMLADGIGTKKDEALARQYFEKAASRGDNRASFNLAMMEEKKKNYMGAYQWYELSTRDGMLDNKVITLSEGKKTALAANLTQEQIRQARDRADKWIQAQ, encoded by the coding sequence ATGAAAAAATTATTACTAAGTACGACGCTACTGGCTGGACTTTTTAGTATTCAAACCCATGCAGATTATGTTGCTCCAGCTCCTTCTGTGGCAAGTCAGGCCGCACAGTATTCCGTGATGGACATTAACAGTCTGATTAAGTCTGCCAAAGCAGGTCAGCCTGCTGCACAGTTCTATCTGGCGACCCGTTACCAGTATGGCAAAGACATTCAGAAAGATGAAAAACAGGCATTTGCCTGGTACAAAGCAGCTGCAGACCAGGGCCTGGCAGTGGCTCAGCTGAATGTGGGACGTATGCTGGCAGATGGTATTGGCACCAAGAAAGATGAAGCTTTAGCACGCCAATATTTTGAGAAGGCAGCCAGCCGTGGCGACAACCGTGCCAGCTTTAACCTGGCGATGATGGAAGAGAAGAAGAAAAACTATATGGGTGCTTACCAGTGGTATGAACTCTCTACCCGTGATGGCATGCTGGACAATAAAGTGATTACGCTTTCTGAGGGTAAGAAAACTGCTCTAGCAGCCAACTTAACTCAAGAACAGATCCGTCAGGCGCGTGACCGTGCAGATAAATGGATTCAGGCACAATAA
- the metW gene encoding methionine biosynthesis protein MetW yields MRIDQQLAERWIKPGSRVLDLGCGDGELLAHMSKKHNIRAYGLEIDQEKIAIAISRGLNIIQQDLNLGLSRFADQSFDYVVMAQALQAVDAPDVLLRDMVRVGKQAIITFPNFAHWKTRSFLALKGKMPVSEALPYMWYNTPNIHLCTFRDFEALCAENNIKIINRLAVNGDQQGSMLSKHLPNLFGEVAIYRVSAL; encoded by the coding sequence ATGCGCATTGATCAACAACTTGCTGAACGTTGGATTAAACCGGGTTCACGCGTCCTTGACTTAGGTTGTGGTGATGGTGAATTGCTGGCTCATATGAGCAAAAAGCACAATATTCGTGCATATGGGCTAGAAATTGATCAGGAAAAGATTGCAATTGCGATCAGTCGCGGGTTAAATATTATTCAGCAGGACTTAAATCTGGGATTAAGTCGTTTTGCAGACCAGTCTTTTGACTATGTTGTCATGGCACAGGCTTTGCAAGCTGTAGATGCACCTGACGTTTTATTGCGTGATATGGTGCGGGTGGGTAAACAGGCGATTATTACTTTCCCAAACTTTGCCCATTGGAAGACCCGTTCTTTCCTGGCACTCAAAGGAAAAATGCCTGTTTCGGAAGCGTTGCCGTATATGTGGTATAACACGCCGAACATTCACCTCTGTACCTTCCGTGACTTTGAAGCACTTTGCGCGGAAAATAACATCAAAATTATTAATCGACTCGCTGTAAATGGGGATCAACAAGGCAGTATGCTCAGCAAGCACCTCCCTAATCTGTTTGGTGAAGTCGCAATTTATCGAGTGAGCGCTCTATGA
- the leuA gene encoding 2-isopropylmalate synthase encodes MMLADPSKKYRRMYQRVDLPDRQWPNNEITKAPIWMSTDLRDGNQAIFEPMNIEQKFKMFQMLVKIGFKHIEIGFPSASQIDFDFTRKLIEEGHIPDDVYIEVLVQARDHLIQRTFEALEGAKRAIVHIYNSNSPTFRKKVLNVDVEGAKQLAINAAQKVKEYAATRPETEWVFQYSPECFTATELEVAKDVCDAVTEIWEASPDNKVILNLPATVEVSTPNVYADQVEWMHRNIKRRDGVIISVHCHNDRGCGIAASELAIMAGADRVEGCVFGNGERTGNVDVAAIALNMYTQGVAPNLDFSNINEIIATVEECTGLPVHPRHPYAGDLVFTAFSGSHQDAIKKGFEFQKDEEIWDMPYLPIDPKDLGRDYDAVIRVNSQSGKGGIAYLLESNYNVILPRRLQIEFSQVVQKRTDEDGTEISATEIWKLFKETYVAAKDAHYSAKNYKLADENGRQVVELDIEVNGETQHLRGEGNGPISAIMDALQLPIDVVNYEERSVSAGAHAKALALVELQVKGTGKSAFGAGVHDNIVTSSIEAIIACTNRLIEQGVLSTEQVIAAAV; translated from the coding sequence ATGATGTTGGCTGATCCAAGTAAAAAATACCGTCGCATGTATCAACGTGTGGACTTACCAGACCGTCAATGGCCGAACAATGAAATCACTAAAGCGCCGATCTGGATGAGTACTGACCTGCGTGATGGTAACCAGGCGATCTTTGAGCCAATGAACATCGAGCAGAAGTTCAAAATGTTCCAGATGTTGGTGAAAATCGGTTTCAAACACATTGAAATCGGTTTCCCGTCTGCATCTCAAATCGACTTCGACTTTACCCGTAAGTTGATCGAAGAAGGTCATATTCCTGATGACGTGTATATCGAAGTTTTGGTACAAGCACGTGACCACTTGATTCAACGTACATTCGAAGCGTTAGAAGGTGCAAAACGCGCAATCGTGCACATCTATAACTCTAACTCTCCAACATTCCGTAAAAAAGTATTGAATGTGGACGTTGAAGGTGCCAAACAATTAGCAATCAATGCTGCACAAAAAGTAAAAGAATATGCAGCAACTCGTCCTGAAACTGAATGGGTATTCCAATATTCACCAGAATGCTTCACCGCAACTGAATTGGAAGTGGCAAAAGACGTTTGTGATGCTGTAACTGAAATCTGGGAAGCATCTCCAGACAATAAAGTGATCTTGAACTTGCCAGCGACTGTCGAAGTGTCTACACCAAACGTTTACGCGGATCAGGTGGAATGGATGCACCGCAACATCAAGCGTCGTGATGGTGTGATTATCTCTGTACACTGCCATAACGACCGTGGTTGTGGTATCGCAGCATCTGAATTGGCAATCATGGCTGGTGCTGACCGTGTTGAAGGTTGTGTATTCGGTAATGGTGAACGTACTGGTAACGTGGACGTGGCAGCGATTGCCTTGAACATGTACACCCAAGGTGTGGCACCAAACTTGGATTTCTCGAATATCAACGAAATCATTGCCACCGTTGAAGAATGCACAGGCTTGCCAGTCCACCCTCGCCACCCATATGCAGGTGACTTGGTGTTCACCGCTTTCTCAGGCTCGCATCAGGATGCGATCAAAAAAGGTTTCGAGTTCCAGAAAGACGAAGAAATCTGGGATATGCCATACTTGCCAATCGATCCAAAAGACTTGGGTCGCGACTATGACGCAGTAATTCGCGTGAATTCACAGTCTGGTAAAGGTGGTATCGCCTACTTGTTGGAATCTAACTATAATGTGATCTTGCCACGTCGCTTGCAAATCGAATTCTCGCAAGTGGTACAGAAACGTACTGATGAAGACGGTACTGAAATCAGTGCAACTGAAATCTGGAAATTGTTCAAAGAAACTTATGTTGCAGCGAAAGATGCACATTACTCTGCGAAAAACTACAAGTTAGCTGATGAAAATGGCAGACAAGTGGTTGAACTGGATATCGAAGTGAATGGCGAAACCCAGCACTTGCGTGGTGAAGGTAATGGTCCAATCTCTGCAATCATGGATGCATTGCAATTGCCAATCGACGTAGTGAACTACGAAGAACGCAGTGTCAGTGCCGGTGCACATGCTAAAGCCTTGGCATTGGTGGAACTTCAAGTGAAAGGTACAGGTAAATCTGCTTTCGGTGCAGGTGTGCATGACAATATCGTGACCTCTTCAATCGAAGCGATCATCGCATGCACCAACCGTCTGATTGAGCAAGGTGTGTTGAGCACTGAACAGGTGATTGCTGCTGCCGTCTAA
- a CDS encoding homoserine O-acetyltransferase has translation MSFPADSVGLVTPQKFQFEEPLELECGRILPRFELMVETYGELNADKSNAILICHALSGHHHAAGYHHEDDRKPGWWDSCIGPGKAIDTSKFFVVAINNIGGCHGSTGPTSPNPENDNRPYGPDFPLVTVRDWVKTQAMLSDRLGIDIWYAIVGGSLGGMQALQWSVDYPDRLQKCVIIASAPKLSAQNIAFNEVARQSILSDPDFYHGRYLEHDSYPKRGLILARMVGHITYLSEEAMKQKFGRDLKSGKFMYGFDVEFQVESYLRYQGEQFSRNFDANTYLIMTKALDYFDPSREYQQSLVKAMAQTKCKFLVVSFTTDWRFSPSRSVEIVDALITNHKPVSYVDIDAEQGHDSFLFPIPLYVKSLRAFLGGEELLKSTPKEAV, from the coding sequence GTGTCTTTTCCTGCAGACTCCGTGGGCCTTGTAACCCCACAAAAGTTCCAATTTGAAGAGCCGCTAGAGCTTGAATGCGGACGCATCCTCCCCCGTTTCGAACTGATGGTAGAAACTTATGGCGAACTGAATGCAGATAAGTCCAATGCCATTTTGATTTGCCATGCCTTGTCAGGCCATCACCATGCGGCCGGCTATCATCACGAAGATGACCGCAAACCCGGCTGGTGGGATTCCTGTATTGGCCCGGGTAAAGCCATTGATACGTCCAAGTTCTTTGTTGTCGCGATCAATAATATTGGGGGCTGTCACGGCTCAACTGGCCCAACTTCACCCAACCCTGAAAATGACAATCGCCCCTATGGTCCAGACTTTCCATTAGTGACAGTACGCGACTGGGTCAAAACACAGGCAATGCTATCTGATCGTCTTGGTATTGATATCTGGTATGCCATTGTCGGAGGTTCACTCGGTGGCATGCAGGCGCTGCAATGGTCAGTGGATTATCCAGACCGTCTGCAAAAATGCGTGATTATTGCCAGTGCGCCGAAACTGTCTGCACAGAATATTGCCTTTAACGAAGTGGCTCGTCAGTCCATTCTGTCTGATCCGGATTTCTATCATGGCCGTTACTTAGAACATGACAGCTATCCAAAACGTGGTCTGATTCTGGCGCGTATGGTCGGTCATATTACCTACCTGTCTGAAGAAGCCATGAAACAGAAATTTGGTCGTGACCTGAAGTCCGGCAAATTTATGTATGGTTTCGATGTGGAATTCCAGGTGGAAAGCTATTTGCGCTATCAAGGCGAGCAATTTAGCCGTAATTTCGATGCCAATACCTACCTGATCATGACAAAGGCATTGGATTACTTTGATCCATCACGTGAATATCAGCAGTCACTGGTAAAAGCGATGGCCCAAACCAAATGTAAATTCCTGGTAGTCTCTTTCACAACTGACTGGCGTTTCTCACCTTCACGTTCTGTTGAAATCGTGGATGCCCTCATTACTAATCATAAGCCTGTCAGCTACGTAGATATTGATGCTGAGCAGGGCCATGACTCCTTCCTGTTCCCTATTCCGCTATATGTGAAGTCACTGCGTGCCTTCCTGGGTGGTGAAGAACTATTAAAATCAACACCGAAGGAGGCTGTGTAA